A segment of the Coffea arabica cultivar ET-39 chromosome 8c, Coffea Arabica ET-39 HiFi, whole genome shotgun sequence genome:
AATGTTTCATTTAAATTATCTTGATCTTCTCCAACTATATGAGTTCTGCAAATATGAACTGTGGTAAATGCTGTGTTGCAGAAACCGGTTTGGAGGTAGAAAGAATGGAATTTTTCTTCAAGTCATTGAATGAGGAGTCACGTGACTGCTCCTTTGATGAGCAGGACATCCAGAAATGTCCATTCTTGAGGAACGTCAGCAAACCAACCAATTTCTCTTTCTCTTCGCTGAACCTCCCTCTTCACGTAAGATGTTTATTCCTTGCTTTGATGATTTGAAGGCTTCCTACTAATTTACTCGGAGAAGCTAATTGAGGCGAATGTCTTTTGGAGGATTGTGATGCTCTGGCTATTTGCTTTGAGCTCCATGGATTTTATGCTTACAATACCTTTGCCTTTAATTTTCAGATAAGGGGATCCAAAGGACCAATATTTGAAGATGGCCCCAGCTTTGAGACGGCCTTTAGACTTTTCCATGGAAAAGATGGAATTGTCCCACTATCTGGGAAGCCTCAGCTGCAATTTGAGAAAATTGAAGCAGAGCGTGCACCTAAATTTGATCCTTTGGCTGCCAAAGCTGCGACCATCAGTTTGTCATCATTTGGACCAGGTGGTCCATTCGGTTTTGATTTTTTctcagaaaaatggaaaaagcagaaaaagagTTCAGGAACATCTAAAAAGAAGAATTCACATCAAGTATGTTTCTTTGAACTTTGCAAATATTATTGTTTCTGAAAGGGGATTGACATAATTTAGTTCCCCATTTCCATATCCATAACATTAACTTTTATGAAATTGAACCCTGAGGGCTTGCACAAGATTTGCTGTGGTTTTGTTGTGAAACTGGTCCTTTGAATATTTAGTGATATTTAATCGTCTTCCAGGGAGATCCTTCAAAACATGAGGCACTGGGAAATGAATGGTTGGAAACAGGCAATTGTCCAATTGCCAAGTCATACCGTGCTGTGAGTGGTGTCCTCCCACTTGTAGCAGCAGCTCTCCGGCCGCCGCCCGGAATCAAGCTTAAATGTCCACCTGCAGTGGTTGCGGCGAGGGCTGCCCTTGCAAGAACTGCTCTTGTCAAGACTCTTCGGCCACAGCCACTAACTTCAAAGATGCTCGCCATTGGTGCTTTGGGCATGGCAGCTAATGTTCCATTAGGCATCTGGAGGGAACATACTAAGAAGTTCTCATTATCATGGTTTGTTGCAGTGCATGCTGCAGTCCCATTTATAGCCATGCTCAGGAAGTCTGTTGTTATGCCCAAGACTGCTATGGCATTAACCATTGCAGCTTCTGTCGTAGGCCAGGTTATTGGTTCAAGAGCAGAGCGCCTTCGATTGAAAGCCAATGCTGAGAACGTAAAGATGACAGCACTGATAGTTCCAGCTGGTGTTAGTACTGGTTATAACCTACTGCAGGCTGATGGTGTACCCTCTGCTCATTGTGGTAAGCAAGAGTTTATGAGAGATCAACTCCCCGACAAGGATATTAACATATCTTCACCAGCCAGTGTCTGTTTCTGAAGTGGCACGGCAACGATCTAGTATAGTTACATAAATAAGAATAGAGTATTGCATATGCTAAGACAATTTATTAAGATACAAGTAAATTGGACTTGGGAACTATGATGGCAAGCGTATAATGTACTATTTATGAGAATAAAATATGTAATTTGTATGCCTCGTGTGATATGATGTTTTTGGTTGTTAGGATAGGATAAACTAAGCCTTGAAGGTGAACTGCAGCATGGCATTGTATTGCTTTAAAGCAATTAGTGCTTTGTTGATTTTATCCTCTTCCTGTTCCTTTTCAGACTTGAATTATATCAAGAAACATATGGTGAACTGCTAAAAATTGCTTAGGTTGTGATTCTGAGCACATTAGCAAAATGTTTTCAAAGTGCAGCTGTGCTCAAAGCTGAAAACTGGTAGACTTGATTCTTTAAATTGATGAAATGATGATCAGGGCCCTTCCCCAACACTTGAAACCATCGCTGGTCGGTAAGTTCATGCCTGTTATGACTGTAACTGATTATTAGCTAAGGAATTTTACCACTCTCAACTGCAAGTGATACTGCAACAGCTGAATTTTCGACTGTACTGAAAAGGGGTTAAACGAAAATTTACCTTGTACTTGGCCTCAGTTATCTTTAAACTGACTACGTGCAGATCGCTAAAAGTGTAAAAATCTCAAGGTTGGAACTAATTGACAGCGGAGACTTGGTTTTGGCAAGAGCAATGCTATGTTAAAAAAGCAATCATAGCTTCTGTATTTTTATGTTTGGATTacattttttttggatttttttatagaaaaattactgtagcgatttgatatatttgaggtaaaaaagtgattgaaaatgtAGCAATTTTTTCCAAACAAGAGTCCATCTAACGAATCATTAAGATAAACTTCatgagttaattttttttttaaaatgtagaAGTGATTTGAAAACATGTATAAATGCAAGAGGAGACCAATAATTAGAAATGTATGGATTTACATAGTGGTTGGACGTTgttcagaaatttttttttttttttttacaattaacTCATTCAAACAATTATAAAAGTGGAAAAGGTCTACTCACTCAATATTTGATTGCATAGGTAGAATAATTAAGAGGAAAATAttaccttttatttttaattttcttcccCCTCTAAATTACAAAACTTTTGGGACATGTACTTACTCAAATACAAGTAGATACAATATACACACACGCCATAAACTGTAATCGTCACCATTCTCATATaagaaaatcaaacaaaaaaaagaagaagaataatTTTCCAGCAACAGATTTCCTTAGTCTgggtaaaactaaaattaaaagaaagtaaaagagatgaaagcaaaaaattacagaaagaaatcgaaggaaaaaaaaaaactcgataaTCAATCATAAACAAACTCAAAATTGGGCATAAATCTGCTTATACCAGAGCTTAGGTAGAAAGACAAAATCGCCCCCAAGTTTATAGAAATATTGCAGTTTTCTCCTTCAACCCCAAATCGCAACCAGACTAAACCCTACTCTACACTGTAGATTTAAcattttttgcttcttctccACAGCCAATCCTAGAAAGTTTGGGGTATCTTCGTGAAATCCCAGGTCCGGATTTATGattattgttgaaaaataagaaattcTCTTTTTCCCAGTATCAAAATTTGTGCATCGTCTTCTTTatatcaattttttttgggtatgaAGTGAGGTGAGTAATTGATATTTCTAGGAATCTAAGGTCGTGCATTTTATGTGGGTTGATTTTTTACTTTTGGATTTATTGGCTTTGAGATTTTTTGATCggagtttttaaattttaccgGTAGATTTGGTGCTTGTTCGTTCGCTAACGGAGCACTATAAAGGCTTTATTGCCACCTTTTCTTTaagctttgaagaaatggatgAATCCTTAAAATCTGTTTGTCAGCTGGAGagatgcaaaattttgaggattTATGGTGATTAGTTTAAACAAGGGTGGAGAATTGATTTCGGAATTTCGCCCCAAATGGATGAATTTTGTTGTGTAAAAGATCTTTAGCTTGTTTTAGTGGTAGcatgccatttggattgttGGACATGGGCTTCCACGTTTTCGTTTTCTTTTGTGAAGTTTCAAAAATTGTatgattatattttgatatgGGTGACGGAAATTTTAGGGACTTCTCGAAATGGGTTGGAAAGCAGCACAGAAATTGATACATCATTGGAAGATTCTCAGAGGTGATAATGTAAGAAAAGAGTGACAATAATGTTGCCCATTCTTTTCATATGGCCTTTCTTGTTGAAATGTTTGTTGTTCATTGtatctcaaatttttttcctaacTTGCAGGTGATGATAATTAGGGGAAAAGACAAAGGAGAGACTGGTCTTGTAAAGCGTGTTATTCGCTCTCAAAATCGTGTTCTTGTCGAAGGCAAGAATTTGGTGAGTTTTTCTGTCTGATCTGTTTTACAAATTTTCACATTCTCTTTCATATGTTTTGGATCATATTGCTTGATGCTTCCTGAACAAATTGCACGCAAGATGCCCAATTATTCTGTCTTATATTTACTTCTTATTGTTTTGTGTGAAAGCATGATTGACTGTACAATAGGAAGCTCCAATTGTGTGAGGCATATAGCAGATATTGATGATTCTATTTGTTATTTTTGGTAAGGAAATTTAATTGGAATGGGCGTTTCTCATTGAATTGTTCACTGGAGGACATGAATACCTTCCTGAATGTCTTACAACAAATTGAACGACAAATTAATTGCAAGTATTGGTGCACTTTACTGCATACTGGTCCTCTTTTGTTCAGTGGAGAGTCATTCTCCTGAAGCATCTTTCTGAGGTGAAGAGGAATTGAAAGAAGAGGATTAGTGCTTCACTATCTCTCTCATTATTTCTGTCTCTCTCTCGCTATTCCCCTTGGGTAGGAGCAATAGATTGTGTTGCTTGATTTGTTTTGGATGAGAGAAAGTGGTGATTTAAGTTTCATGGAAATCATTTAGCGGTTACCTAACTTTGTGATGACTTAGAGTTGGAGGACCTTAATAGAAGAACAAGCAGTTGGTGGATGATGTTGCTATTTAAATTTTTGACACCTGTTACTCATGATTCAAAATGAATTGGCAGTCAATGATGTTAAGTATCCCTTGTgctaatattttgaaatttgagaGCCATCTTATGGGAGAACCTCCTTTATAACTGCATGATAATCTATTGCTTTCACACCACATGATGCTATAAGGATATTCAGTTGAGAGCTGGAGGGTATGGATGAAAATTATGTTTATGAACTTCCATGTTCACTAGTGTTTGGAAGTCTTCACTTTTTCTGTGTATTTTGAAACGgaatatcattttcaaattttctcctTGCAGGTTAAGAAACATATCAAGCAGGGGCAAGGTCATGAAGGTGGGATCTTTACAGTTGA
Coding sequences within it:
- the LOC113707309 gene encoding uncharacterized protein gives rise to the protein MEFFFKSLNEESRDCSFDEQDIQKCPFLRNVSKPTNFSFSSLNLPLHIRGSKGPIFEDGPSFETAFRLFHGKDGIVPLSGKPQLQFEKIEAERAPKFDPLAAKAATISLSSFGPGGPFGFDFFSEKWKKQKKSSGTSKKKNSHQGDPSKHEALGNEWLETGNCPIAKSYRAVSGVLPLVAAALRPPPGIKLKCPPAVVAARAALARTALVKTLRPQPLTSKMLAIGALGMAANVPLGIWREHTKKFSLSWFVAVHAAVPFIAMLRKSVVMPKTAMALTIAASVVGQVIGSRAERLRLKANAENVKMTALIVPAGVSTGYNLLQADGVPSAHCGKQEFMRDQLPDKDINISSPASVCF